In Serratia sp. FDAARGOS_506, a genomic segment contains:
- a CDS encoding YeaH/YhbH family protein — MAYFIDRRLNGKNKSMVNRQRFLRRYKSQIKQSIAEAINKRSVTDVDSGESVSIPTDDINEPMFHQGRGGTRHRVHPGNDHFVQNDRVERPQGGSGGGGGQGNASQDGEGQDEFVFQISKDEYLDLLFEDLALPNLKKNQYKQLTEFKTHRAGYTANGVPANISVVRSLQNSLARRTAMTAGKRRALHELEDELNQLENTEPVQLLEEERLRKEIAELRKKIESVPFIDTFDLRYKNYERRPEPSSQAVMFCLMDVSGSMDQATKDMAKRFYILLYLFLSRTYKNVEVVYIRHHTQAKEVDEQEFFYSQETGGTIVSSALKLMNDVVEERYDPAQWNIYAAQASDGDNWADDSPLCHELLAKKILPMVRYYSYIEITRRAHQTLWREYEDLQAKFDNFAMQHIREPDDIYPVFRELFRKQTV; from the coding sequence ATGGCCTATTTCATTGACCGACGGCTAAACGGCAAAAACAAGAGCATGGTGAACCGCCAGCGCTTCTTGCGTCGTTACAAGTCGCAAATCAAACAGTCGATTGCCGAAGCCATCAACAAGCGTTCGGTCACCGACGTAGACAGCGGGGAGTCCGTCTCCATCCCCACTGACGACATCAACGAACCGATGTTTCATCAGGGGCGCGGCGGTACGCGCCATCGCGTTCACCCGGGCAACGACCACTTTGTGCAGAACGATCGCGTTGAGCGGCCTCAGGGCGGATCAGGCGGTGGCGGCGGCCAGGGCAATGCCAGCCAGGATGGCGAAGGTCAGGATGAGTTTGTCTTCCAGATCTCCAAAGACGAGTACCTCGATCTTTTGTTCGAAGATCTCGCCCTGCCCAATCTGAAAAAGAATCAGTACAAGCAGCTGACCGAGTTCAAAACCCACCGCGCCGGTTATACCGCCAACGGCGTGCCGGCCAATATCAGCGTCGTGCGTTCGTTGCAAAACTCGCTGGCGCGACGTACCGCCATGACTGCCGGTAAAAGACGCGCGTTGCACGAACTGGAAGACGAGCTGAACCAGTTGGAAAACACCGAACCGGTGCAATTGCTGGAAGAGGAGCGGTTACGCAAAGAGATTGCCGAATTGCGCAAGAAAATCGAAAGCGTGCCGTTTATCGACACCTTCGACCTGCGCTACAAAAACTATGAGCGCCGGCCGGAACCCTCCAGCCAGGCGGTAATGTTCTGCCTGATGGACGTATCCGGTTCGATGGATCAAGCTACCAAAGATATGGCCAAACGTTTTTACATTCTGCTTTATCTGTTCCTGAGCCGAACCTACAAAAACGTCGAGGTGGTCTATATCCGCCATCATACCCAGGCAAAAGAGGTGGATGAACAGGAGTTCTTCTATTCGCAGGAAACCGGCGGCACCATCGTCTCCAGTGCGTTGAAGCTGATGAACGACGTGGTCGAAGAACGTTACGACCCGGCGCAATGGAATATCTACGCCGCGCAAGCGTCGGACGGTGACAACTGGGCGGACGATTCACCGTTGTGCCATGAACTGTTGGCGAAGAAAATCCTGCCGATGGTGCGTTACTACAGCTACATAGAAATCACTCGCCGCGCTCATCAAACGCTGTGGCGCGAATATGAGGATCTGCAGGCGAAATTCGACAACTTCGCCATGCAACATATCCGCGAACCGGACGATATCTATCCGGTATTCCGCGAACTGTTTCGCAAGCAGACCGTGTGA
- a CDS encoding GhoT/OrtT family toxin, protein MSSLWVATQYCYFIGLFVSMVFTYLVSRDTVKIRCISALTIGLTWPLSLPVVLLFSLF, encoded by the coding sequence ATGTCGTCGCTGTGGGTTGCAACGCAATACTGTTATTTTATTGGTCTGTTCGTTTCTATGGTTTTCACCTACCTGGTTAGCCGGGACACCGTCAAAATTCGCTGTATCAGTGCGCTAACCATCGGGTTAACCTGGCCGCTGAGCCTGCCTGTCGTGTTGCTGTTCTCGCTGTTCTAA
- a CDS encoding 3'-5' exonuclease — MHHLMLDIETLDIKPSAVILVVAAVFFDPRTGELGAEFEAAVSSQKDQPGRTISLDTVAWWAKQSDEARKLAFGGTESLKRVLSSLSRFIHMNSTDTVKVWGNGKEFDCAILEHAFQQLEMPCPWKFWDTQDVRTVITLAELHGFNPKKTRPFEGMPHRALDDARHQARYVADTVSALYYRQGAQR, encoded by the coding sequence ATGCACCATCTGATGTTAGATATTGAAACCCTGGATATAAAACCCAGCGCCGTCATTCTGGTGGTAGCAGCGGTGTTTTTCGATCCCCGAACCGGGGAGTTGGGTGCCGAATTCGAAGCCGCCGTCAGCAGCCAGAAAGACCAACCGGGCCGAACCATCAGCCTGGACACGGTCGCCTGGTGGGCAAAACAGTCCGACGAAGCACGCAAATTGGCTTTCGGCGGCACCGAGAGCCTGAAACGCGTGCTGAGCAGCCTCAGCCGCTTTATCCATATGAACAGCACCGATACGGTGAAAGTCTGGGGCAACGGCAAAGAATTCGACTGCGCGATCCTCGAGCACGCCTTCCAGCAGCTGGAAATGCCCTGCCCGTGGAAATTCTGGGATACACAGGATGTGCGCACGGTGATCACGCTGGCGGAACTGCACGGCTTTAACCCGAAAAAGACTCGCCCGTTCGAAGGCATGCCGCATCGTGCGTTGGATGACGCCCGCCACCAGGCCCGCTATGTGGCCGATACCGTCTCGGCGCTCTATTACCGCCAGGGGGCGCAGCGCTGA
- a CDS encoding multidrug effflux MFS transporter yields the protein MQKFLFMLLSLVLLGPLGIDLYLPTIPAIAVGLGSSEALIQSTISLFILVLGLGQIIAGPLVDNYGRKPVALAGIILYMIGAAMAALATSPTVFIASRLLQGVAVCCTAVVAFSGVRDRLNGDDAARAFGFLNGTLNIIPALAPLLGGLLAEAFGWRAPFWFLVGYALLVLVLIALRLPETRPADTVPVKGLPVRQYARILSERRFLSFAVVNSGAMGMALTYVSLAPNVLMGTAGLTPLQFSLVFGANGFWIMLVSFFANRIIHKVGRPVCLATGGILMGLGCLGLLLGVMLLPETTQAHWLAYMLPVASACAGLAFVMGPATSYALEPYFNEAGVASALVGFVQMAGGAALGLVAMALPLQPKLSLALVMLAGCLLALHARRLSRQIKGQIRKVA from the coding sequence ATGCAAAAGTTTCTGTTTATGCTTCTCAGCCTGGTGCTGCTCGGCCCATTAGGCATCGATCTTTACCTGCCGACCATTCCCGCCATTGCCGTCGGCCTGGGCAGCAGTGAAGCGCTAATCCAATCCACCATTTCGCTGTTTATCCTGGTGCTCGGCCTCGGCCAGATCATTGCCGGCCCACTGGTGGATAACTATGGCCGCAAGCCAGTGGCACTGGCCGGCATTATCCTCTATATGATCGGAGCCGCGATGGCTGCGCTGGCCACCAGTCCGACGGTATTCATCGCTTCGCGTCTGCTGCAAGGGGTAGCGGTTTGCTGCACCGCCGTCGTCGCTTTCAGCGGCGTGCGCGATCGCCTGAATGGCGACGATGCCGCCCGCGCTTTCGGCTTTCTCAACGGCACGCTGAACATTATCCCGGCGCTGGCACCGCTGCTCGGTGGCCTGCTCGCCGAAGCCTTCGGTTGGCGCGCGCCCTTCTGGTTCCTGGTCGGCTATGCGCTGCTGGTGTTGGTGCTCATCGCGCTACGTTTGCCGGAAACCCGCCCCGCCGATACCGTGCCGGTCAAAGGGCTACCGGTGCGCCAATACGCACGCATCCTCAGCGAAAGGCGTTTCCTCTCCTTTGCGGTGGTGAACTCCGGAGCGATGGGCATGGCGCTGACTTACGTTTCTCTGGCACCGAATGTGCTGATGGGCACCGCCGGCTTGACCCCGCTGCAATTCTCTTTGGTGTTCGGCGCCAATGGTTTCTGGATCATGCTGGTCAGTTTCTTCGCCAACCGCATCATTCACAAGGTCGGCCGGCCGGTTTGTCTGGCGACCGGCGGTATTTTGATGGGGCTGGGCTGTCTGGGCCTGCTGCTGGGCGTCATGCTGCTGCCCGAGACGACGCAAGCGCACTGGCTGGCGTATATGCTACCGGTCGCCAGCGCCTGCGCCGGGTTGGCGTTCGTGATGGGCCCGGCCACCAGCTACGCGCTGGAGCCGTATTTCAATGAGGCCGGCGTCGCGTCCGCCCTGGTTGGTTTCGTGCAGATGGCGGGCGGCGCCGCGCTGGGTCTGGTGGCGATGGCGTTGCCGCTGCAGCCTAAGCTGTCGCTGGCACTGGTGATGCTGGCAGGCTGCCTGCTGGCGCTGCATGCGCGGCGGCTCAGCAGGCAGATTAAAGGGCAAATTAGAAAAGTCGCCTGA
- the dadX gene encoding catabolic alanine racemase DadX, giving the protein MPRPITATMHLGAIENNLQVVRRFAPGAKIWAVVKANAYGHGIKHVWRSMAQTDGFAMLDLAEAVLLRESGWQGPILLLEGFFQPQDLALLDRYRLTTAVHSDWQLAAIADATLSAPLNVYLKVNSGMNRLGFAPERLREVWQRAQAVANIGELTLMSHFATADGPEGVTQQMATIEAAATDIPLPRCLANSAATLWHPSTHGSWVRPGIILYGASPSGCWNDVAATGLQPAMTLSSEIIGIQQLKSGDRVGYGGRYSAAGAQRIGVVACGYADGYPRHAPTGTPVWVDGLLTRTLGTVSMDMLAVDLTPCPQVELGAEVELWGKRLPVDEVATAAGTLGYELLSALAARVPVVTEA; this is encoded by the coding sequence ATGCCCCGTCCCATAACCGCCACGATGCATCTCGGCGCGATTGAAAATAACCTGCAGGTGGTGCGCCGCTTTGCCCCCGGCGCCAAAATCTGGGCGGTGGTCAAGGCCAACGCCTATGGCCACGGCATCAAACACGTTTGGCGCAGCATGGCACAAACCGATGGCTTCGCCATGCTGGATCTGGCCGAAGCGGTGCTGTTGCGCGAGTCGGGTTGGCAAGGGCCGATTCTACTGTTGGAAGGTTTCTTCCAGCCGCAGGATCTGGCGTTGCTCGATCGTTATCGTCTGACGACGGCGGTGCACAGCGACTGGCAGTTGGCGGCGATCGCTGACGCCACGCTGAGCGCACCGCTCAATGTTTATCTGAAAGTGAACAGCGGCATGAATCGGTTGGGGTTTGCACCCGAACGGCTGCGCGAGGTGTGGCAAAGGGCGCAGGCGGTTGCCAACATCGGCGAGCTTACGCTGATGAGCCATTTCGCTACCGCTGACGGCCCGGAAGGCGTAACCCAGCAGATGGCCACCATCGAGGCGGCGGCTACCGATATACCGCTGCCGCGCTGCCTGGCCAACTCGGCCGCCACGCTGTGGCACCCTTCGACCCATGGCAGCTGGGTCCGCCCTGGGATCATTCTGTATGGCGCTTCGCCGAGCGGTTGCTGGAATGATGTTGCGGCGACGGGGCTGCAGCCGGCGATGACGCTGAGCAGCGAGATCATCGGCATTCAACAGCTGAAGTCTGGCGATCGCGTGGGGTACGGCGGCCGTTACAGCGCCGCCGGCGCGCAGCGTATCGGCGTGGTGGCCTGCGGCTATGCCGACGGCTATCCGCGCCATGCGCCGACTGGTACGCCGGTATGGGTGGATGGCTTGCTGACGCGCACGTTGGGAACGGTATCGATGGATATGCTGGCGGTGGACCTGACGCCCTGTCCGCAAGTCGAACTGGGCGCCGAAGTTGAGCTGTGGGGGAAACGCCTGCCGGTGGACGAGGTGGCCACGGCGGCAGGGACGTTAGGCTATGAGCTGCTGTCGGCGTTAGCGGCGCGGGTGCCGGTCGTCACCGAAGCCTGA
- a CDS encoding D-amino acid dehydrogenase produces MRVVILGSGVVGVASAWYLAKAGHEVTVIDRQPGPALETSAANAGQISPGYAAPWAAPGVPLKAIKWMFQRHAPLAIRLDGSSFQLNWMWQMLKNCNTEHYMTNKGRMVRLAEYSRDCIKALRQETGIQYEGRQGGTLQLFRTQQQFENAAKDIAVLEDAGVPYKLLEASQLASVEPALAQVAHKLTGGLQLPNDETGDCQLFTQQLAKMAEQAGVTFLFNRSVDRLLVEGDKIAGVQCGAEVFKADSYVVAFGSYSTALLRGLVSIPVYPLKGYSLTIPITDEAAAPFSTVLDETYKIAITRFDQRIRVGGMAEIVGFNTQLEQKRRETLEMVVRDLYPNGGRVEDATFWTGLRPMTPDGTPIVGRTSLKNLYLNTGHGTLGWTMACGSGQLLSDLMSGITPAIPSDDLAVARYSAGFRQQHSVPLNDVHPAR; encoded by the coding sequence ATGCGAGTGGTAATTTTAGGTAGTGGAGTGGTGGGCGTAGCCAGTGCCTGGTATTTGGCGAAGGCGGGGCATGAGGTGACGGTGATCGATCGTCAGCCTGGTCCTGCATTGGAAACCAGTGCGGCGAACGCCGGGCAGATTTCGCCGGGCTATGCCGCTCCCTGGGCGGCGCCGGGTGTGCCGCTGAAGGCCATCAAGTGGATGTTCCAACGCCATGCGCCGTTGGCGATCCGTCTTGACGGCAGCAGCTTCCAGCTTAACTGGATGTGGCAGATGCTGAAAAACTGCAACACCGAACACTACATGACCAACAAAGGCCGTATGGTGCGCCTGGCTGAATACAGCCGCGACTGCATCAAGGCGTTGCGGCAGGAAACCGGTATCCAGTACGAAGGCCGCCAGGGCGGCACGCTGCAGCTGTTCCGCACCCAACAACAGTTTGAAAACGCGGCGAAAGACATTGCGGTATTGGAAGATGCCGGGGTGCCTTACAAACTGCTGGAGGCTAGCCAGCTCGCCAGCGTTGAGCCGGCGCTGGCCCAGGTAGCGCACAAGCTGACCGGCGGCCTGCAGCTGCCGAACGACGAGACCGGCGATTGCCAGCTGTTTACGCAACAGCTGGCGAAGATGGCAGAGCAGGCGGGTGTGACCTTCCTGTTCAACCGTAGCGTCGATCGCCTGCTGGTGGAGGGCGACAAGATCGCCGGCGTGCAGTGCGGTGCAGAAGTGTTTAAGGCCGATAGTTACGTGGTGGCGTTTGGTTCGTACTCCACGGCACTGCTGCGCGGCTTGGTGTCGATACCGGTTTACCCGCTGAAGGGGTATTCGCTGACTATCCCTATCACAGACGAAGCGGCTGCGCCGTTCTCAACGGTGCTGGACGAGACATACAAAATCGCCATCACGCGCTTCGACCAGCGTATTCGCGTTGGCGGCATGGCGGAGATCGTCGGTTTCAATACGCAGCTGGAGCAAAAACGGCGCGAAACGCTGGAGATGGTGGTGCGCGATCTCTACCCGAACGGTGGCAGAGTGGAAGACGCGACGTTCTGGACCGGTCTGCGCCCGATGACGCCGGACGGCACCCCTATCGTCGGCCGCACTTCGTTGAAGAACCTGTACCTCAATACCGGGCATGGCACGCTGGGCTGGACGATGGCCTGCGGTTCCGGGCAGTTGCTGTCCGATCTGATGTCCGGCATTACGCCGGCGATCCCTTCCGATGATCTGGCGGTGGCGCGTTACAGCGCCGGGTTTCGCCAGCAACACTCGGTTCCGCTGAACGACGTGCATCCCGCACGTTAA
- a CDS encoding antibiotic biosynthesis monooxygenase, whose protein sequence is MFIAIYQFSVKTGHEQIFRQAWLELTQGIYLQRGSLGSRLHKDVGGQFIGYAQWPNRAAWENAGDIQLDERYRQARERMRATLLADETLFEMEVTDDYLQVRPFN, encoded by the coding sequence ATGTTTATCGCTATCTACCAGTTCTCAGTCAAAACCGGACACGAACAAATCTTTCGCCAGGCCTGGCTTGAGTTGACCCAAGGCATCTATCTGCAGCGCGGCAGCCTCGGATCGCGCCTGCATAAGGATGTGGGCGGGCAGTTTATCGGCTATGCGCAGTGGCCAAACCGCGCCGCATGGGAAAACGCCGGTGATATTCAGCTGGATGAGCGCTACCGGCAAGCCCGGGAGCGAATGCGCGCGACTTTGTTGGCGGATGAAACGTTATTTGAAATGGAAGTAACGGACGATTACCTGCAAGTCAGGCCGTTTAACTGA
- the zinT gene encoding metal-binding protein ZinT — MARHFGKLAVALAALFIGGQALAHGHHSHGKPLTEVEKKAEAGVFDDKDVKDRDLADWEGVWQSVYPYLLNGDLDPVFKKKAAQDKSKTFAEVKAYYRKGYATDVDTIGIENGVMEFHRGDQSSACQYKYAGHKILTYVSGKKGVRYLFECQDAGSLAPKFVQFSDHIIGPRKSAHFHIFMGNTSQEALLKEMDNWPTYYPFQLQTKEVVDEMLHH, encoded by the coding sequence TTGGCGAGGCATTTTGGCAAATTGGCGGTGGCGCTGGCCGCGTTGTTCATCGGCGGGCAGGCGCTTGCCCACGGGCATCATTCACATGGCAAACCGCTGACGGAAGTTGAAAAAAAGGCGGAGGCGGGCGTGTTCGACGATAAAGACGTCAAAGATCGCGACCTGGCGGATTGGGAGGGCGTGTGGCAATCCGTGTACCCTTATCTGCTCAATGGGGATCTCGATCCGGTGTTCAAGAAGAAGGCGGCACAGGATAAGAGCAAGACCTTCGCAGAAGTGAAGGCGTATTACCGCAAAGGGTACGCCACCGACGTGGATACCATCGGCATTGAGAATGGCGTCATGGAATTTCACCGCGGCGACCAATCCAGCGCCTGCCAGTATAAGTACGCCGGGCATAAGATCCTGACGTATGTCTCAGGTAAAAAGGGCGTACGTTATCTGTTCGAATGCCAGGATGCCGGCAGCCTGGCGCCGAAATTCGTGCAGTTCAGCGATCACATTATCGGCCCGCGCAAATCGGCGCATTTCCATATCTTTATGGGCAACACATCGCAGGAGGCGCTGCTGAAAGAGATGGACAATTGGCCGACCTATTACCCGTTCCAGCTGCAGACCAAGGAAGTTGTGGACGAGATGCTGCACCATTGA
- a CDS encoding SpoVR family protein, with product MTTSTHEKVKDDKRLSDGPDWTFELLQVYLEQIDRVAKHYRLDTYPHQIEVITSEQMMDAYSSVGMPINYTHWSFGKKFIETEQRYKQGQQGLAYEIVINSNPCIAYLMEENTITMQALVMAHACYGHNSFFKNNYLFRSWTDASSIVDYLLFARHYISQCEERYGVDEVERLLDSCHALMNYGVDRYKRPQKISLVEEKARQKSREEYLQSQVNTLWKTLPRVEREESPEQARRYPSEPQENILYFIEKNAPLLEPWQREVLRIVRKVSQYFYPQKQTQVMNEGWATFWHYTILNHLYDEGRVTERFMLEFLHSHTNVVYQPPYNSPYYNGINPYALGFAMFQDIKRICQSPTEEDRYWFPDIAGKDWLETLHFAMRDFKDESFISQFLSPKVMRDFRLFTVLDDDRNNYLEIAAIHNEAGYRAIRQELSAQYNLSNHEPNIQIWNVDLRGDRSLTLRYIPQERAPLDKSRREVLKHLHRLWGFDVILEQQNEDGSVELLDRCPPRPTPL from the coding sequence ATGACTACTTCAACACATGAAAAGGTTAAGGATGATAAACGTCTGAGCGATGGACCGGACTGGACGTTCGAACTGCTGCAGGTGTATTTGGAGCAGATCGACCGCGTCGCCAAGCATTACCGGCTCGACACCTACCCCCATCAGATCGAGGTGATCACCTCTGAGCAGATGATGGACGCCTATTCGAGCGTCGGCATGCCGATCAACTATACCCATTGGTCCTTCGGCAAGAAGTTCATCGAAACCGAACAGCGCTACAAGCAGGGCCAGCAAGGGTTGGCGTATGAGATCGTCATCAACTCCAATCCCTGCATCGCCTACCTGATGGAAGAGAACACCATCACCATGCAGGCGCTGGTGATGGCGCACGCCTGCTATGGCCACAACTCGTTCTTCAAGAATAACTATCTGTTCCGCAGCTGGACCGACGCCAGCTCCATCGTCGATTATCTGCTGTTCGCCCGCCACTACATCAGCCAGTGCGAAGAGCGCTACGGCGTCGATGAGGTGGAGCGGTTGCTGGACTCCTGCCACGCGCTGATGAACTACGGCGTCGACAGGTACAAACGCCCGCAGAAAATCTCCCTGGTAGAAGAGAAAGCGCGCCAGAAAAGCCGCGAAGAGTATCTGCAAAGCCAGGTGAACACGCTGTGGAAGACCTTGCCGCGCGTCGAACGCGAAGAGTCGCCGGAGCAGGCGCGCCGCTATCCGAGCGAACCGCAGGAAAATATCCTCTATTTTATCGAGAAGAATGCGCCGCTGCTGGAACCCTGGCAGCGTGAAGTGCTGCGCATCGTGCGCAAAGTCAGCCAGTATTTTTACCCGCAAAAGCAGACTCAGGTGATGAACGAGGGTTGGGCCACCTTCTGGCACTACACCATCCTCAACCATCTGTACGATGAAGGTCGGGTAACCGAGCGGTTTATGCTGGAGTTTTTGCACAGCCACACCAACGTGGTCTATCAGCCGCCGTATAACAGCCCGTACTATAACGGCATCAACCCCTATGCGCTGGGCTTCGCCATGTTCCAGGACATCAAGCGCATCTGTCAATCGCCGACCGAAGAAGACCGCTATTGGTTCCCGGACATCGCCGGCAAAGACTGGTTGGAAACCTTGCACTTCGCCATGCGCGACTTCAAGGACGAGAGCTTTATCAGCCAGTTCCTGTCGCCCAAAGTGATGCGCGACTTCCGGTTGTTCACCGTGCTGGACGACGATCGCAATAACTATCTGGAAATTGCCGCGATCCACAACGAGGCCGGTTACCGTGCGATCCGTCAGGAGCTGTCGGCGCAATACAACCTGAGCAATCACGAACCGAACATTCAGATCTGGAATGTGGACCTGCGCGGCGACCGCTCGCTGACGCTGCGTTATATCCCGCAAGAGCGCGCGCCGCTGGATAAAAGCCGCCGTGAAGTGTTGAAACACCTGCATCGCCTGTGGGGTTTCGACGTGATCCTCGAGCAGCAAAACGAAGACGGCAGCGTGGAGTTGCTCGATCGTTGTCCGCCGCGGCCGACGCCGCTGTAA
- the fadR gene encoding fatty acid metabolism transcriptional regulator FadR — MVIKAQSPAGFAEEYIIESIWNNRFPPGSILPAERELSELIGVTRTTLREVLQRLARDGWLTIQHGKPTKVNNFWETSGLNILETVARLDHKSVPQLIDNLLSVRTNIASIFIRAAVRNHPEQAQEVLAKAAEVEDQADAFNLLDYEIFRGLAFASGNPIYGLIFNGLKGLYTRVGRYYFSNPEARKLALTFYSKLSTLCHEKLYDQVMDTVRNYGKDSGAIWQSMQGTMPSDLTEARR; from the coding sequence ATGGTCATAAAGGCGCAGAGTCCTGCCGGTTTCGCGGAAGAGTACATTATTGAGAGTATTTGGAATAATCGCTTCCCCCCTGGCTCTATTTTGCCCGCGGAGCGTGAGCTTTCGGAGTTGATTGGCGTCACGCGCACCACGTTACGTGAAGTGTTGCAACGTCTGGCTCGCGATGGCTGGTTGACCATTCAGCATGGCAAACCGACCAAAGTGAACAATTTCTGGGAAACGTCCGGCCTCAATATCCTTGAGACCGTGGCCCGTCTCGATCACAAGAGTGTCCCGCAGCTGATCGATAACCTGTTGTCCGTGCGCACCAATATCGCGTCGATCTTTATTCGCGCCGCCGTGCGCAATCATCCGGAGCAGGCTCAGGAAGTACTGGCGAAGGCTGCCGAGGTAGAAGATCAGGCGGACGCTTTCAATCTGCTCGATTACGAGATCTTCCGCGGCCTGGCGTTCGCCTCCGGCAACCCGATCTACGGTCTGATTTTCAACGGGCTGAAAGGGCTGTATACCCGCGTGGGCCGTTACTATTTCTCTAACCCGGAAGCGCGCAAGCTGGCGCTGACCTTCTACAGCAAGCTGTCCACGCTGTGTCATGAGAAGCTGTACGACCAGGTGATGGATACCGTGCGCAACTACGGTAAAGACAGCGGGGCGATTTGGCAGAGTATGCAGGGCACTATGCCGAGCGATCTGACCGAGGCGCGCCGCTGA
- the nhaB gene encoding sodium/proton antiporter NhaB: protein METTLRSALLKNFLGQSPDWYKLTILIFLAINPLVFFFASPFIAGWLLVVEFIFTLAMALKCYPLLPGGLLALEAVAIGMTSPAQVSQEIEHNLEVLLLLVFMVAGIYFMKQLLLFVFTKLLLNIRSKTLLSLAFCLAAAFLSAFLDALTVVAVVISVATGFYSIYHNVTSNRSDGDIGDDSDFTGEERKQTLEQFRAFLRSLLMHAGVGTALGGVMTMVGEPQNLIIAKSAGWGFIDFFLRMAPVTLPVLVCGLLVCWLVERFRLFGYGAQLPEAVRDVLKEYDRKATAGRSKQERLKLVMQALIGVWLVLALAFHLAEVGLIGLSVIILATSLCGVNDEHAIGKAFQEALPFTALLTVFFTVVAVIIEQHLFSPVIQFVLRADPASQLSLFYLFNGLLSSVSDNVFVGTVYINEARTALESGTISLKQFELLAVAINTGTNLPSVATPNGQAAFLFLLTSALAPLVCLSYGRMVWMALPYTVVLTVVGLLCVQSTLEPATELLTQWHWLTLPPIDAIGH, encoded by the coding sequence ATGGAAACAACCCTGCGCAGCGCCCTGCTCAAAAATTTTCTGGGGCAATCTCCCGACTGGTACAAACTGACCATTCTCATTTTCCTGGCGATCAACCCCTTGGTGTTCTTTTTCGCCAGCCCGTTTATCGCAGGTTGGCTGCTGGTAGTCGAGTTCATCTTTACCCTGGCGATGGCATTGAAATGCTACCCGCTGCTGCCGGGCGGCCTGCTGGCGCTGGAGGCGGTGGCCATCGGCATGACCAGCCCGGCGCAGGTCTCGCAGGAAATCGAACATAACCTGGAAGTCTTGCTGCTGCTGGTCTTTATGGTCGCCGGCATCTACTTTATGAAGCAGCTGCTGCTGTTCGTGTTCACCAAGCTGCTGCTAAACATCCGTTCGAAAACGCTGCTGTCGCTGGCGTTCTGCCTGGCCGCAGCCTTCCTTTCCGCGTTCCTCGATGCGCTGACGGTCGTGGCGGTAGTGATCAGCGTGGCCACCGGTTTTTATTCCATCTATCACAACGTGACGTCGAATCGCTCCGATGGCGACATCGGCGATGACAGCGATTTCACCGGCGAAGAGCGCAAACAGACGCTGGAGCAATTCCGCGCCTTTCTGCGCAGCCTGCTGATGCATGCCGGCGTCGGCACCGCGCTAGGCGGGGTCATGACCATGGTGGGCGAACCGCAGAACCTGATCATCGCCAAAAGCGCGGGCTGGGGCTTTATCGACTTCTTCCTGCGTATGGCGCCGGTCACGCTGCCGGTGTTGGTGTGCGGCCTGCTGGTTTGTTGGCTGGTAGAGCGTTTTCGCCTGTTTGGCTACGGCGCGCAGTTACCGGAAGCAGTACGTGACGTACTGAAAGAGTATGATCGCAAAGCCACCGCCGGCCGCAGCAAGCAAGAACGCCTCAAGCTGGTGATGCAGGCGCTGATCGGCGTTTGGCTGGTGCTGGCGCTGGCCTTCCATCTGGCGGAGGTCGGGCTGATCGGCCTGTCGGTGATCATCCTCGCCACTTCCCTGTGCGGCGTGAACGACGAACACGCCATCGGCAAAGCGTTCCAGGAAGCGCTGCCGTTCACAGCCCTGCTGACGGTGTTTTTCACCGTGGTCGCGGTGATCATCGAACAGCACCTGTTTAGCCCGGTGATCCAGTTTGTGCTGCGCGCCGATCCCGCCTCTCAGCTTTCGCTGTTCTACCTGTTCAACGGCCTGCTGTCGTCGGTTTCCGACAACGTGTTCGTCGGCACGGTTTACATCAACGAGGCGCGCACCGCGCTTGAGAGCGGCACCATCTCGCTGAAGCAGTTCGAACTGCTGGCGGTCGCCATCAATACCGGCACCAACCTGCCTTCGGTCGCTACCCCTAACGGCCAGGCCGCTTTCCTGTTCCTGCTGACGTCGGCACTGGCGCCGCTGGTATGTCTGTCGTATGGCCGCATGGTGTGGATGGCCCTGCCTTATACGGTGGTGCTGACGGTGGTCGGCCTGCTGTGCGTCCAGTCCACGCTGGAGCCGGCGACCGAGTTGTTGACGCAGTGGCATTGGCTGACGCTGCCGCCCATCGACGCCATCGGCCACTGA